The following proteins are encoded in a genomic region of Pseudomonas sp. Os17:
- a CDS encoding OprD family porin, with the protein MRINPPLSLSVLAAVLGLCPVAAVAAEERPEGFVEGSRLDLLLRNYYFNRDDRKGQSSPTGNGYSEAWAQGLIGQFESGFTQGTVGFGIDAFAMYGLKLDSGSGRSGGRGSFGMLPVNHDNEPADGYGKAGGAVKLRALDTVLKVGDVFPKTPVVHYGDSRLLPESFRGMTLENTSLDGLNLQGGRLHAMSQPDSSGMRDGFATFYAGKVDSPWVGYFGGDYKLNPNLSFSLYSSRLKDAWDQYYFGTAVNYPVSDDLTLFSGFNYYKAVDEGKKLLGEFDNNIWSAKVGATYGAHTLALSHQRNNGNDDFDYLRQSDSIFLDNSIQYSDFNSPKERSWMVRYDLDMQTFGIPGLSFMTRYARGRDADYSHANAVYMRRDAAGDPLTDQRRWERDIEAKYVFQDGTLKDLSLRIRQATIRSSQFESDLEEFRLIVEYPLALL; encoded by the coding sequence ATGCGTATCAATCCCCCCTTGTCCCTGTCCGTGCTCGCCGCGGTACTGGGGCTTTGTCCCGTGGCCGCCGTGGCCGCCGAGGAACGCCCCGAAGGCTTTGTCGAAGGCAGCCGCCTCGACTTGCTGCTGCGCAATTACTACTTCAACCGCGACGATCGCAAAGGCCAGTCCAGCCCCACCGGCAACGGTTATTCCGAAGCCTGGGCCCAGGGCCTGATCGGCCAGTTCGAATCCGGTTTCACCCAGGGCACGGTCGGCTTCGGTATCGACGCCTTCGCCATGTATGGCCTCAAGCTCGACTCCGGCAGCGGGCGCAGCGGCGGCCGTGGCTCCTTCGGCATGCTGCCGGTGAACCACGACAACGAGCCCGCCGACGGCTATGGCAAGGCCGGCGGTGCGGTGAAACTGCGGGCCCTGGACACCGTGCTGAAAGTCGGCGACGTGTTCCCCAAGACCCCGGTGGTGCACTACGGCGACTCGCGCCTGCTGCCGGAAAGCTTTCGCGGGATGACCCTGGAAAACACCAGCCTCGACGGCCTCAACCTGCAGGGCGGGCGCCTGCACGCCATGAGCCAGCCCGACAGCAGCGGCATGCGCGACGGCTTCGCCACCTTCTACGCCGGCAAGGTCGACTCGCCCTGGGTCGGCTACTTCGGTGGCGACTACAAGCTCAATCCCAACCTGAGTTTCAGCCTCTACAGCAGCCGCCTGAAAGACGCCTGGGATCAGTACTACTTCGGCACGGCGGTGAACTATCCGGTGTCCGACGACCTGACCCTGTTCAGCGGCTTCAACTATTACAAGGCCGTGGACGAGGGCAAGAAACTGCTGGGCGAGTTCGACAACAACATCTGGAGCGCCAAGGTCGGCGCCACCTACGGCGCCCACACCCTGGCCCTGTCGCACCAGCGCAACAACGGCAATGACGACTTCGACTACCTGCGCCAGTCGGATTCGATCTTTCTCGACAACTCGATCCAGTACAGCGACTTCAACTCGCCCAAGGAACGCTCGTGGATGGTCCGCTACGACCTCGACATGCAGACCTTCGGCATTCCCGGGCTGTCCTTCATGACCCGCTACGCCCGAGGCCGCGACGCCGACTACAGCCACGCCAACGCGGTGTACATGCGCCGCGACGCGGCGGGTGATCCGCTGACCGATCAACGTCGCTGGGAACGGGACATCGAAGCCAAGTACGTGTTCCAGGACGGCACGCTCAAGGACCTGTCCCTGCGCATCCGCCAGGCGACCATCCGCTCCAGCCAGTTCGAATCCGACCTGGAGGAATTCCGGCTGATCGTCGAGTACCCGCTGGCCCTGCTCTAA
- a CDS encoding CusA/CzcA family heavy metal efflux RND transporter yields the protein MFERIIQFAIEQRIIVLLAVLLMAGVGIASYQKLPIDAVPDITNVQVQINSAAPGFSPLETEQRITFPIETAMAGLPGLQQTRSLSRSGLSQVTVIFKDGTDLFFARQLVNERLQVAREQLPQGVEAVMGPISTGLGEIFLWTVEAEDGARKEDGTPYTPTDLRVIQDWIIKPQLRNVQGVAEINTIGGFAKEYQIAPDPKRLAAYRLTLNDLVTALERNNANVGAGYIERSGEQLLIRAPGQLASIEDIANIVISSSDGTPIRVRNVAEVQIGRELRTGAATENGREVVLGTVFMLIGENSRSVSQAVAKKLEEINRSLPAGVVAVTVYDRTNLVEKAIATVKKNLFEGALLVIVILFLFLGNIRAALITALVIPLSMLFTFTGMFSNKVSANLMSLGALDFGIIVDGAVVIVENAIRRLAHAQQHHGRMLTRSERLHEVFAAAKEARRALIFGQLIIMVVYLPIFALTGVAGKMFHPMAFTVVMALLGAMILSVTFVPAAIALFVTGKVKEEENLLVRSAKRGYAPVLDWVMGHRAATFALAAAILLGSAVLASRMGSEFIPSLSEGDFAQQALRVPGTSLTQSVDMQQRLEKTLLAQVPEIERVFARTGTAEIASDPMPPNISDSYVMLKPKAQWPDPGKSREALIADIQRASARVPGSAYELSQPIQLRFNELISGVRSDVAVKVFGDDMNVLNKTANDIAAALQGLSGASEVKVEQTSGLPVLTINIDRDKAARFGLNVGDVQDTIAVAVGGRQAGTLYEGDRRFDMVVRLSDQLRTDIDGLSRLLIPIPASAGTGNGQIGFIALSEVASLDLVLGPNQVSRENGKRLVIVSANVRGRDIGSFVEEATALIAGKVKVPAGYWTTWGGQFEQLQEASQRLQVVVPVALLLVFGLLFMMFNNLKDGLLVFTGIPFALTGGIMALWLRDIPLSISAGVGFIALSGVAVLNGLVMIAFIRNLREEGRSLSVAIHEGALTRLRPVLMTALVASLGFIPMALATGTGAEVQRPLATVVIGGILSSTILTLLVLPALYQWAHRREED from the coding sequence ATGTTTGAACGCATCATTCAATTTGCCATCGAGCAACGCATCATCGTTCTTCTGGCGGTGCTGCTGATGGCCGGCGTCGGCATCGCCAGCTACCAGAAACTGCCGATCGACGCGGTGCCCGACATCACCAACGTCCAGGTGCAGATCAACTCGGCGGCGCCGGGTTTTTCGCCCCTGGAAACCGAACAGCGCATCACCTTTCCCATCGAAACCGCCATGGCCGGCCTGCCGGGCTTGCAGCAGACCCGTTCGCTGTCGCGTTCGGGCCTGTCCCAGGTCACGGTGATCTTCAAGGACGGCACCGATCTGTTCTTCGCCCGGCAACTGGTCAACGAGCGGCTGCAGGTGGCTCGCGAGCAATTGCCTCAAGGCGTGGAGGCGGTGATGGGGCCGATCTCCACCGGCCTCGGGGAAATCTTCCTGTGGACCGTGGAAGCCGAAGACGGCGCGCGCAAGGAGGACGGCACGCCCTACACCCCCACCGACCTGCGGGTGATCCAGGACTGGATCATCAAGCCGCAGTTGCGCAACGTGCAGGGCGTGGCCGAGATCAACACCATCGGCGGCTTCGCCAAGGAGTACCAGATCGCCCCCGATCCCAAGCGCCTGGCGGCTTACCGGCTGACCCTGAATGATCTGGTGACGGCCCTGGAGCGCAACAACGCCAACGTCGGCGCCGGCTACATCGAGCGCAGCGGCGAACAGTTGCTGATTCGCGCGCCGGGACAACTGGCGTCCATCGAGGACATCGCCAACATCGTCATCAGCAGCAGCGACGGCACGCCGATCCGCGTGCGCAACGTCGCCGAGGTGCAGATCGGCCGCGAACTGCGCACCGGCGCCGCCACCGAAAACGGCCGCGAAGTGGTGCTGGGCACGGTGTTCATGCTGATCGGCGAGAACAGCCGCAGCGTGTCCCAGGCGGTGGCGAAAAAGCTCGAAGAGATCAACCGTTCGCTGCCCGCAGGGGTGGTGGCGGTCACGGTCTACGACCGCACCAACTTGGTGGAAAAAGCCATCGCCACGGTGAAGAAGAATCTCTTCGAAGGCGCGTTGCTGGTGATCGTGATTCTGTTCCTGTTCCTCGGCAATATTCGCGCCGCGCTGATCACCGCCCTGGTGATTCCGCTGTCGATGCTGTTCACCTTCACCGGCATGTTCAGCAACAAGGTCAGCGCCAACCTGATGAGCCTCGGCGCCCTGGACTTCGGCATCATCGTCGACGGCGCGGTGGTGATCGTGGAGAACGCCATCCGCCGCCTGGCCCACGCCCAGCAGCACCACGGGCGCATGCTGACCCGCTCCGAGCGCCTGCACGAAGTCTTTGCTGCAGCCAAGGAAGCGCGGCGGGCGCTGATCTTCGGCCAACTGATCATCATGGTGGTGTACCTGCCGATCTTTGCCCTGACCGGGGTGGCCGGGAAGATGTTCCATCCCATGGCCTTCACCGTGGTCATGGCGTTGCTGGGGGCGATGATTCTCTCGGTGACCTTCGTCCCGGCGGCCATCGCGCTGTTCGTCACCGGCAAGGTCAAGGAAGAGGAAAACCTGCTGGTGCGCAGCGCCAAGCGGGGCTACGCGCCGGTGCTGGACTGGGTCATGGGCCATCGTGCGGCGACCTTCGCCCTGGCTGCGGCGATCCTGCTGGGCAGCGCTGTGCTGGCCAGTCGCATGGGCAGCGAATTCATCCCCAGCCTCAGCGAAGGCGACTTCGCCCAGCAGGCCCTGCGGGTGCCCGGCACCAGCCTCACGCAGTCGGTGGACATGCAGCAGCGCCTGGAGAAAACCCTGCTGGCGCAAGTGCCGGAGATCGAGCGGGTGTTTGCCCGCACCGGCACCGCGGAGATCGCCTCGGACCCGATGCCGCCGAATATTTCCGACAGCTACGTGATGCTCAAGCCCAAGGCCCAGTGGCCCGATCCGGGCAAGTCCCGCGAGGCCCTGATCGCCGATATCCAGCGCGCCAGCGCTCGGGTGCCGGGCAGTGCCTACGAGCTGTCGCAGCCGATCCAGCTGCGCTTCAACGAGCTGATTTCCGGGGTGCGCAGCGATGTTGCGGTCAAGGTGTTCGGCGACGACATGAACGTGCTGAACAAGACCGCCAATGACATCGCCGCAGCGTTGCAAGGCTTGTCCGGCGCCTCGGAAGTCAAGGTTGAACAGACCTCGGGGTTGCCGGTGCTGACCATCAATATCGACCGCGACAAGGCCGCGCGTTTCGGCCTGAACGTGGGCGATGTGCAAGACACCATTGCGGTGGCGGTGGGCGGGCGTCAGGCCGGCACCCTGTACGAAGGCGACCGGCGTTTCGACATGGTGGTGCGTCTGTCCGATCAACTGCGTACCGACATCGATGGCCTGTCGCGGCTGCTGATCCCGATACCGGCGAGCGCGGGCACGGGCAACGGGCAGATCGGGTTCATTGCCCTGTCGGAAGTGGCCAGCCTCGATCTGGTCCTGGGGCCCAATCAGGTCAGCCGCGAGAACGGCAAGCGCCTGGTGATCGTCAGCGCCAACGTGCGCGGCCGCGACATCGGCTCCTTCGTCGAGGAGGCCACGGCCTTGATTGCCGGCAAGGTCAAGGTGCCCGCGGGATACTGGACCACCTGGGGCGGCCAGTTCGAGCAGTTGCAGGAGGCTTCCCAGCGCCTGCAAGTGGTGGTGCCGGTGGCGCTGCTGCTGGTGTTCGGCCTGTTGTTCATGATGTTCAACAACCTCAAGGATGGCCTGCTGGTGTTCACCGGCATTCCCTTCGCCCTGACCGGCGGGATCATGGCCCTGTGGCTGCGGGACATTCCGCTGTCGATCTCGGCGGGAGTCGGATTCATCGCCCTGTCCGGTGTCGCGGTGCTCAACGGCCTGGTGATGATCGCCTTTATCCGCAACCTGCGGGAGGAAGGCCGTTCGTTGTCCGTGGCGATTCATGAAGGCGCGCTGACCCGCCTGCGCCCGGTGCTGATGACCGCGCTGGTGGCGTCCCTGGGGTTCATCCCCATGGCCCTGGCCACCGGCACCGGCGCCGAAGTGCAGCGACCCCTGGCCACCGTGGTGATTGGCGGCATCCTGTCGTCCACCATCCTCACCTTGCTGGTCTTGCCGGCGCTGTACCAATGGGCGCACCGCAGGGAAGAGGACTGA
- a CDS encoding efflux RND transporter periplasmic adaptor subunit, with the protein MDKKRSLIMAITAVVGLGAAALLLPGLSSPAAPADAKRADVAEPAGHGAEEPEGHLELSAEQIQAAGIELAEAGPRQLKRVLSLPGEIRFDEDRTSHIVPRAAGVVESVQVNLGQSVKRGELLAVIASQQVSDQRSELAAAGRRVELARTTFERERQLWIDQISAEQDYLLARQNLQEAQIALNNARQKMNALSGSAQLAGGNRYEMRAPFDGVVVEKHLSVGEVVSENSAAFTLSDLSRVWATFGVFPKDLGKVRVGQPVSVSSSELGTQVQGQVAYVGSLLGEQTRTATVRVTLANPNDAWRPGLFVAVQVATEAFEAPVSVPLSAIQTVEDRPSVFVRVAEGFQATPVVTGAADDGFVEVREGLAAGARVATRGSFTLKSELGKGAADHGH; encoded by the coding sequence ATGGATAAGAAACGCAGCCTGATAATGGCCATTACCGCGGTGGTGGGGCTGGGAGCGGCGGCCCTGCTGTTGCCGGGCCTGTCCTCCCCCGCGGCGCCTGCCGACGCCAAGCGTGCGGATGTGGCCGAGCCGGCCGGACACGGCGCCGAGGAGCCCGAAGGTCACCTGGAACTCAGCGCCGAGCAGATCCAGGCCGCCGGGATCGAGCTGGCCGAAGCCGGTCCGCGGCAGCTCAAGCGGGTGCTGAGCCTGCCGGGGGAAATCCGTTTCGACGAGGATCGCACCTCCCACATCGTGCCCCGGGCCGCCGGCGTCGTGGAGTCGGTGCAGGTCAATCTGGGGCAGTCGGTCAAGCGCGGCGAGCTGCTGGCGGTGATCGCCAGCCAGCAGGTGTCCGACCAGCGCAGCGAGCTGGCGGCCGCCGGGCGGCGGGTCGAACTGGCCCGTACCACCTTCGAGCGCGAGCGGCAGTTGTGGATCGACCAGATCTCCGCCGAACAGGATTACCTGCTGGCCCGGCAGAACCTGCAAGAAGCGCAAATCGCCCTCAACAACGCCCGACAGAAGATGAATGCCCTGAGTGGCAGCGCCCAGCTGGCGGGGGGCAACCGCTATGAAATGCGCGCGCCCTTTGATGGCGTGGTGGTGGAAAAGCACCTCAGCGTCGGCGAGGTGGTGAGCGAGAACAGTGCGGCCTTCACCCTCTCGGACCTGTCCCGGGTCTGGGCCACCTTCGGTGTGTTCCCCAAGGATCTGGGCAAGGTCCGGGTCGGCCAGCCGGTGAGTGTCAGCTCCAGCGAACTGGGGACCCAGGTCCAGGGACAGGTGGCCTACGTCGGCAGCCTGCTGGGGGAGCAGACCCGGACCGCCACGGTGCGGGTGACCCTGGCCAACCCGAATGACGCCTGGCGTCCGGGGCTGTTCGTCGCGGTGCAGGTGGCCACCGAAGCCTTCGAGGCGCCGGTCAGCGTGCCGCTGAGCGCGATCCAGACCGTGGAAGACCGGCCGTCGGTGTTTGTCCGGGTGGCCGAGGGCTTCCAGGCCACGCCGGTGGTCACCGGCGCCGCCGATGACGGTTTCGTCGAGGTCCGCGAAGGGCTGGCGGCCGGAGCCCGGGTGGCCACCCGCGGCAGTTTCACCCTCAAGTCCGAACTGGGCAAAGGCGCGGCCGACCACGGCCATTGA
- a CDS encoding TolC family protein, protein MPTFPRTPARAAPTCRWMLWLVLAAAPLSVAQAAVLSLDSALAKAFANNPELAAARWEIDIAQGARQQAGLLPNPVLSVDAEDTRRDSRTTSVKLSQALELGGKRGARVEVASRGQELAALELERRGNQLRADVLQAYYAALRAQERTQLAGRSLALAERGVSVAQGRVNAGKASPVEATRAQVQLAEVRLELSRGQMEQDTAYQQLASITGSAATDFSAVQEPERAPSTLPASAQLLSRLPETAELRLAEQEIVQREASLGLERAQRIPDLDVSIGSQYDAGARERVNLVGLSMPLPLFNRNQGNLLSAARRADQARDLRNATELRLRSETRQALEQWNTARGEVQAFNQTILPAAQRAVDSATRGFEMGKFSFLEVLDAQRTLIGARSQYLAAVAQTTDARVRIERIYGDLSRW, encoded by the coding sequence ATGCCAACTTTCCCGAGAACACCCGCCCGGGCTGCGCCGACCTGCCGCTGGATGCTGTGGCTGGTTCTGGCAGCCGCGCCGCTGAGCGTTGCCCAGGCTGCCGTCCTGAGCCTGGACAGCGCCCTGGCCAAGGCCTTTGCCAACAACCCCGAACTGGCCGCCGCGCGCTGGGAGATCGACATCGCCCAGGGCGCCCGGCAGCAGGCCGGGCTGCTGCCCAACCCGGTGCTCTCGGTGGACGCCGAGGACACCCGCCGGGACTCGCGCACCACCTCGGTCAAGCTCAGTCAGGCGCTGGAGCTGGGGGGCAAGCGTGGTGCCCGGGTGGAGGTGGCCAGTCGTGGCCAGGAGCTGGCCGCCCTGGAGCTGGAGCGGCGCGGCAATCAGCTGCGGGCCGATGTTCTGCAGGCTTACTACGCCGCGCTGCGGGCCCAGGAGCGCACGCAACTGGCCGGGCGCTCGCTGGCCCTGGCCGAACGCGGGGTGAGCGTGGCCCAGGGGCGGGTCAATGCCGGCAAGGCCTCGCCGGTGGAAGCCACCCGGGCCCAGGTGCAACTGGCCGAGGTTCGTCTGGAGCTCAGCCGTGGGCAGATGGAGCAGGACACTGCCTATCAGCAGCTGGCCAGTATCACCGGCAGCGCCGCCACGGACTTCTCGGCGGTGCAGGAGCCTGAACGGGCGCCGAGCACGCTGCCGGCCTCGGCGCAGTTGTTGAGCCGCTTGCCGGAGACTGCGGAGTTGCGCCTGGCGGAGCAGGAAATCGTTCAGCGCGAAGCGTCCCTGGGGCTGGAGAGGGCCCAGCGCATTCCCGATCTGGACGTCAGCATCGGCAGCCAGTACGACGCCGGCGCCCGTGAGCGGGTCAACCTGGTGGGCCTGTCCATGCCGTTGCCGCTGTTCAACCGCAACCAGGGCAACCTGCTCTCCGCCGCGCGCCGCGCCGATCAGGCCCGGGACCTGCGCAACGCCACGGAGCTGCGCCTGCGCAGTGAAACCCGCCAGGCTCTGGAGCAATGGAACACCGCCAGGGGCGAAGTGCAGGCCTTCAACCAGACCATCCTGCCCGCCGCCCAGCGCGCGGTGGACAGCGCCACCCGGGGCTTCGAAATGGGCAAGTTCAGTTTCCTCGAAGTGCTGGACGCCCAGCGCACATTGATCGGCGCCCGCAGCCAGTACCTCGCCGCCGTGGCGCAAACCACCGATGCCCGGGTGCGGATCGAACGCATCTACGGCGACCTCAGCCGCTGGTGA
- a CDS encoding heavy metal response regulator transcription factor: MRILVIEDELKTAEYLHQGLTESGYVVDCANTGADGLHLTRQHAYDLVILDVNLPQIDGWGVLSQIRQNSNTRVMMLTAQGRLADKIRGLDLGADDYLVKPFEFPELLARVRTLMRRSEQKPVPDVLRVADLELDQSRHRAFRGKQRIDLTTKEFALLHLLMRQSGVVLSRTQIISFVWDMNFDCDTNVVEVSIRRLRAKIDDPFERKLIHTLRGVGYVLEERD, translated from the coding sequence ATGCGAATCCTGGTTATCGAAGACGAACTCAAAACTGCCGAGTACCTGCATCAGGGGCTGACCGAAAGCGGCTATGTGGTCGATTGCGCCAATACCGGCGCGGATGGCCTGCACCTGACCCGTCAGCACGCCTACGACCTGGTGATTCTCGACGTCAACCTGCCGCAGATCGACGGCTGGGGAGTGCTGTCCCAGATCCGCCAGAACAGCAACACCCGGGTCATGATGCTGACCGCCCAGGGCCGGCTGGCGGACAAGATCCGCGGCCTGGACCTGGGCGCCGATGATTACCTGGTCAAGCCGTTCGAGTTTCCCGAGTTGCTGGCCCGGGTCCGCACCCTGATGCGCCGCAGCGAACAGAAGCCGGTGCCGGATGTGTTGCGCGTCGCCGACCTGGAGCTGGATCAGAGCCGCCACCGGGCCTTTCGCGGCAAACAGCGTATCGACCTGACCACCAAGGAGTTCGCCCTGCTGCACCTGCTGATGCGCCAGAGCGGAGTGGTGCTGTCGCGAACCCAGATCATCTCCTTTGTCTGGGACATGAACTTCGACTGCGACACCAATGTGGTGGAAGTTTCGATCCGCCGCCTGCGGGCGAAGATCGACGACCCGTTCGAACGCAAGCTGATCCACACCTTGCGCGGCGTGGGTTACGTCCTCGAAGAACGCGACTGA
- a CDS encoding cation diffusion facilitator family transporter — MGAGHQHGQARAGHERKLWMALGLTASFMLAEVIGAFVTGSLALLSDAAHMLTDTLALAISLVAIQVAKRPADRKRTFGYARFEILAAAFNALLLFVVAFYILFEAWQRVQAPAEIQSTGMLVIAVLGLIVNLIAMGLLASASSQSLNVKGAYLEVWSDMLGSLGVIGAALVIMFTGWGWVDSLVAAAIGFWVLPRTWSLLRESMNVLLQGVPDGVDIEQVEQAIRGVPGIGDVHDLHIWALTSGKNVLSAHLVAHLPGRDEQAILAEVTELLQERFDIAHVTLQVEQAGFHQQVHEH; from the coding sequence ATGGGCGCAGGACACCAACACGGCCAGGCGCGGGCCGGGCATGAGCGCAAGTTGTGGATGGCCCTGGGGCTGACCGCCAGCTTCATGCTCGCCGAAGTCATCGGCGCCTTTGTCACCGGCAGCCTGGCGCTGTTGTCGGATGCCGCGCACATGCTCACCGACACCCTGGCCCTGGCCATCTCCCTGGTGGCGATCCAGGTCGCCAAGCGCCCGGCAGACCGCAAGCGCACGTTCGGCTACGCGCGTTTCGAAATCCTCGCGGCAGCCTTCAATGCCCTGCTGCTGTTCGTGGTGGCGTTCTACATCCTGTTCGAGGCCTGGCAACGCGTGCAGGCCCCGGCCGAGATCCAGTCCACGGGGATGCTGGTGATCGCCGTGCTGGGGCTGATCGTCAACTTGATCGCCATGGGCCTGCTGGCCTCGGCCAGCAGCCAGAGCCTCAACGTCAAGGGCGCGTACCTGGAGGTCTGGAGCGACATGCTCGGTTCGCTGGGGGTGATTGGCGCGGCCCTGGTGATCATGTTCACCGGCTGGGGCTGGGTCGACTCCCTGGTGGCGGCGGCCATTGGCTTCTGGGTGCTGCCGCGGACCTGGAGCCTGCTCAGGGAGAGCATGAACGTGCTGCTGCAAGGCGTGCCGGACGGGGTCGACATCGAGCAGGTGGAGCAAGCCATTCGCGGCGTGCCGGGGATCGGCGATGTGCACGACCTGCATATCTGGGCCCTGACCAGCGGCAAGAACGTGCTCAGCGCCCATCTGGTGGCGCACCTGCCGGGACGGGACGAGCAGGCGATCCTGGCCGAGGTCACCGAGCTGTTGCAGGAGCGCTTCGACATTGCCCACGTCACCTTGCAGGTCGAGCAGGCGGGGTTTCACCAGCAGGTGCATGAACATTGA
- a CDS encoding lysozyme inhibitor LprI family protein: MHHQPWIFGLAVTLLLGVGGGSSAARAAPLDCSHIELSEQVDRCAQQDKERADNALNQSYQALLERVHNLYPRSLLQEQEYLGKLKNAQRAWIKYRDSTCVLEAFEVAPGKPAHVTLINRCVTRLSNERSRYLEQLLPQ, encoded by the coding sequence ATGCATCATCAGCCCTGGATCTTCGGCCTCGCTGTGACCCTGCTGCTCGGGGTGGGCGGCGGATCGTCTGCAGCCCGGGCCGCCCCGCTGGACTGCAGCCACATCGAGCTCAGCGAACAGGTCGACCGCTGCGCCCAGCAGGACAAGGAACGGGCCGACAACGCCCTCAATCAGAGCTATCAGGCGCTTTTGGAGCGGGTTCACAACCTGTATCCCAGGAGCCTGCTGCAAGAGCAGGAATACCTTGGCAAGTTGAAGAACGCGCAACGGGCCTGGATCAAGTACCGCGACAGCACCTGCGTGCTGGAGGCCTTCGAAGTGGCGCCGGGCAAACCGGCCCACGTCACCCTGATCAACCGTTGCGTGACCCGCCTGAGCAACGAACGCTCCCGCTACCTGGAGCAACTGCTGCCCCAATAG
- a CDS encoding MFS transporter gives MTPSTESSPARFSRADYKTLGLAALGGALEIYDFIIFVFFALTLSQLFFPPEMPEWLRLLQSFGIFVTGYLARPLGGILMAHFADRLGRKKVFSLSILMMALPCLLIGSMPTYAQIGYFAPLLLLALRVLQGAAVGGEVPSAWVFVAEHAPRAHRGYALGFLQAGLTFGYLLGALTATLLARVFSPEEILDHAWRYPFLLGGVFGVIGVWLRRWLSETPVFMALQEQRESAAELPLRTVLREHRLAILPALILTCVLTSAVVVFVVITPTMMQKSFGMSASHTFALSSLGIVFLNIGCVLAGLIVDRLGAWRTVMLYSLLLPLGIAVLYGCLISGGTWIGLAYAIAGLGCGVVGAVPSVMVSLFPPRIRVSGISFTYNIAYALWASTTPLLLIALMPWSPWICVIYCALMGAVGVISAGYFGGRVGEERPLADGACAVDQH, from the coding sequence ATGACCCCTTCCACCGAGTCGTCGCCGGCGCGCTTTTCCCGCGCCGACTACAAGACCCTGGGCCTGGCCGCCCTGGGCGGAGCCCTGGAAATCTACGATTTCATCATCTTCGTATTTTTCGCCCTGACCCTGAGCCAGCTGTTCTTCCCCCCGGAAATGCCCGAGTGGCTGCGCCTGCTGCAAAGCTTCGGAATCTTCGTCACCGGCTACCTGGCCCGGCCCCTGGGCGGCATTCTCATGGCGCATTTCGCCGACCGCCTGGGGCGCAAGAAGGTCTTCAGCCTGAGCATCCTGATGATGGCGCTGCCCTGCCTGCTGATCGGCAGCATGCCGACCTATGCCCAGATCGGCTATTTCGCGCCCTTGCTGTTGCTGGCGCTGCGGGTGCTGCAGGGCGCGGCGGTGGGCGGTGAGGTGCCCAGCGCCTGGGTGTTCGTCGCCGAGCACGCGCCGCGGGCCCATCGCGGCTATGCCCTGGGGTTTCTCCAGGCCGGGCTGACCTTCGGCTACCTGTTGGGCGCGCTGACCGCGACCCTGCTGGCGCGGGTCTTCAGCCCCGAGGAAATCCTCGACCACGCCTGGCGCTATCCCTTCCTGCTGGGCGGGGTGTTTGGCGTGATCGGCGTCTGGCTGCGCCGCTGGCTCAGCGAAACCCCGGTGTTCATGGCGTTGCAGGAGCAGCGCGAGAGCGCCGCCGAGCTGCCCCTGCGCACCGTGCTGCGCGAGCACCGGCTGGCGATCCTGCCGGCGCTGATCCTGACCTGCGTGCTGACCTCGGCGGTGGTGGTGTTCGTGGTCATCACCCCGACCATGATGCAGAAGAGTTTCGGCATGAGCGCCAGCCACACTTTTGCCCTGAGCAGCCTGGGCATTGTCTTCCTCAACATCGGCTGCGTGCTGGCGGGGCTGATCGTCGACCGCCTGGGCGCCTGGCGCACGGTGATGCTCTACAGCCTGCTGCTGCCTTTGGGTATCGCCGTGCTCTACGGTTGCCTGATCAGCGGCGGCACCTGGATCGGCCTGGCCTACGCCATTGCCGGCCTGGGTTGCGGCGTGGTGGGGGCGGTGCCGTCGGTGATGGTCAGCCTGTTTCCCCCGCGGATTCGCGTGTCGGGGATCTCCTTCACCTACAACATCGCCTACGCCCTCTGGGCCAGTACCACCCCGTTGCTGCTGATCGCCCTGATGCCCTGGAGCCCGTGGATCTGCGTGATCTATTGCGCGCTGATGGGCGCGGTGGGCGTGATCAGTGCCGGTTACTTCGGCGGACGCGTGGGCGAGGAGCGGCCGCTGGCGGATGGCGCCTGCGCCGTGGATCAGCATTAG
- a CDS encoding Pathogenicity locus produces the protein MSFSPEERAALLKVKGVGPTVVGRLEQLGITSLAQLAAADALDIVTQASALVGSSCWKNSPQARSAIQAAIAMAKGAPMAQVAND, from the coding sequence ATGTCATTTTCCCCCGAAGAACGCGCCGCACTGCTCAAGGTCAAGGGTGTTGGCCCGACGGTGGTCGGTCGCCTGGAACAACTGGGCATCACCTCCCTGGCCCAGTTGGCCGCCGCCGATGCCCTGGACATCGTGACCCAGGCCTCGGCCCTGGTCGGTTCCAGTTGCTGGAAAAACAGCCCTCAGGCCCGCTCCGCGATCCAGGCGGCCATCGCCATGGCCAAGGGCGCACCTATGGCCCAGGTCGCCAACGACTGA